In a single window of the Natator depressus isolate rNatDep1 chromosome 24, rNatDep2.hap1, whole genome shotgun sequence genome:
- the LOC141977001 gene encoding anionic trypsin-2-like: MQVILGDHNIQVFEHTEHLMRIETIVWHPSYDYQTMDHDIMLIKLAHPVQTDAYVQPVPLPTACPAAGTSCVVSGWGNILSDGVFSPYNLQCVNIPILSNTECEGSYPGMITNTMLCAGYLEGGKDACQGDSGGPLVCNGELQGIVSWGIGCAQKDQPGVYTKVCSLLPWIESTMAAN; encoded by the exons ATGCAGGTGATCCTGGGAGACCACAACATCCAGGTCTTTGAACATACCGAGCACCTGATGCGCATCGAGACCATCGTGTGGCACCCCAGCTATGACTACCAGACAATGGACCACGACATCATGCTCATCAAGTTGGCCCACCCTGTCCAGACTGACGCCTATGTCCAGCCCGTTCCCCTGCCGACCGCCTGCCCagctgctggcacttcctgtgtGGTGTCGGGATGGGGCAATATCCTCAGTGACGGTG TGTTCAGCCCATACAACCTGCAGTGCGTCAACATCCCCATCCTCAGCAACACGGAGTGCGAGGGCTCCTACCCTGGGATGATCACCAACACCATGCTGTGCGCTGGCTACCTGGAGGGAGGCAAGGATGCATGCCAG GGAGACTCTGGTGGTCCACTGGTCTGCaacggggagctgcagggcattGTGTCCTGGGGGATTGGCTGTGCCCAGAAGGACCAACCCGGTGTCTACACCAAAGtctgctccctgctgccctggATCGAGAGCACCATGGCTGCCAACTAG